One genomic region from Ornithinicoccus hortensis encodes:
- a CDS encoding RNB domain-containing ribonuclease yields the protein MATRSTRMTEDARATKAASDLEEAFARIRAEAEVREDFPEEVLAAARDAVGSPDLPEPDAREVEFITIDPPGSMDLDQAMHIERSGDGYRIRYAIADVPAFVEPGGALDAEVRLRGQTIYCPDTRVPLHPTVISEEAASLLPDVDRPAFVWDLVIGPDGRRQEAAVARAMVRSRRRYTYEEVQQLVDSGEAEETLLLLKEVGELRIARESERGGASLPMPEQAVHVDDQGHYSLRLRPLLPAEDWNAQVSLLTGIVAAEIMLEGTVGILRTMPPAEERDLERFRRQARALGIEWPTEMTYGDFLRTLDREEPKHLALIHDATALFRGAGYTPFDGELPEQQEQAAIAAPYTHVTAPLRRLVDRFSLVVCEALTNGGDVPEWARQALPELPEIMQESDRRAKSVDRACTDAVEAAVLRHRVGEVFDAVVVDDGKEDQFIVQVTDPAVSAVASGKASVGDRVRVELTLADITKHLVRFVIREVVDQE from the coding sequence ATGGCTACGCGATCGACGAGGATGACCGAGGACGCCCGGGCGACCAAGGCGGCGAGCGACCTGGAGGAGGCGTTCGCCAGGATCCGTGCGGAGGCGGAGGTCCGGGAAGACTTCCCGGAGGAGGTGCTGGCCGCGGCCCGGGACGCGGTCGGGAGCCCGGACCTGCCGGAGCCGGACGCGCGCGAGGTCGAGTTCATCACCATCGATCCGCCCGGGTCGATGGACCTGGACCAGGCGATGCACATCGAGCGGAGCGGCGACGGCTACCGGATCCGCTACGCGATCGCCGACGTGCCCGCGTTCGTGGAGCCGGGCGGCGCCCTGGATGCGGAGGTCCGGCTGCGCGGCCAGACGATCTACTGCCCCGACACCCGGGTCCCGCTGCACCCCACGGTGATCAGCGAGGAGGCCGCCAGCCTGCTCCCGGACGTGGACCGCCCCGCCTTCGTCTGGGACCTCGTCATCGGGCCGGACGGCCGCCGCCAGGAGGCCGCGGTGGCCCGGGCCATGGTGCGCAGCCGCCGGCGGTACACCTACGAGGAGGTCCAGCAGCTGGTGGACTCCGGCGAGGCGGAGGAGACCCTGCTCCTGCTCAAGGAGGTGGGGGAGTTGCGCATCGCGCGGGAGTCCGAGCGCGGCGGCGCCAGCCTGCCGATGCCCGAGCAGGCGGTGCACGTCGACGACCAGGGGCACTACAGCCTTCGGCTGCGCCCGCTGCTGCCGGCCGAGGACTGGAACGCCCAGGTCTCGCTGCTCACCGGCATCGTCGCCGCCGAGATCATGCTCGAGGGCACGGTCGGCATCCTGCGGACCATGCCCCCCGCCGAGGAACGGGACCTGGAACGGTTCCGCCGACAGGCCCGGGCGCTGGGGATCGAGTGGCCCACGGAGATGACCTACGGGGACTTCCTGCGCACCCTGGACCGGGAGGAGCCCAAGCACCTGGCGCTGATCCACGACGCGACCGCCCTGTTCCGGGGCGCGGGCTACACCCCCTTCGACGGGGAGCTGCCCGAGCAGCAGGAGCAGGCGGCGATCGCCGCGCCCTACACGCACGTCACCGCGCCGTTGCGCCGCCTCGTCGACCGGTTCTCCCTGGTCGTCTGCGAGGCGCTGACCAACGGGGGAGACGTCCCGGAGTGGGCCCGTCAGGCGCTCCCCGAGCTGCCGGAGATCATGCAGGAGTCCGACCGGCGGGCCAAGTCCGTGGACCGGGCCTGCACCGACGCCGTCGAGGCCGCGGTGCTGCGGCACCGTGTGGGCGAGGTCTTCGACGCGGTGGTGGTGGACGACGGCAAGGAGGACCAGTTCATCGTCCAGGTCACCGACCCGGCGGTCAGCGCCGTCGCCTCGGGCAAGGCCTCGGTCGGTGACCGGGTCCGCGTCGAGCTCACCCTGGCCGACATCACGAAGCACCTGGTCAGGTTCGTGATCCGAGAGGTCGTCGATCAGGAATGA
- a CDS encoding HAD family hydrolase, whose translation MSTTGLPRVVASDCDGTLLRSDGTVSERTKEVLAAVEEAGTTVILVTARPPRWMHELADVVGGHGLAICGNGAFLYDVAAREVIGHRLMDPALVAEILGEIRAELPEVSFALESLEGFAREPDFARVSGRRDAEWLVGSVDEMVVHPPGKVLVRHPHWPVDELHDRVAAVVGPRAQVSHSGAPGLTEIGATGVTKGLALAEWCAEHDVPASAVWAFGDMPNDLPMLTFAGRSFAVANAHPDVLAAATDRAPANDRDGVATVLHRALALG comes from the coding sequence ATGAGCACCACCGGCCTGCCCCGGGTCGTCGCGAGCGACTGCGACGGGACCCTGCTGCGATCGGACGGCACCGTCTCGGAGCGCACCAAGGAGGTGCTGGCCGCCGTCGAGGAGGCCGGCACCACGGTGATCCTGGTGACCGCCCGCCCACCCCGCTGGATGCACGAGCTCGCCGACGTGGTCGGCGGGCACGGCCTGGCGATCTGCGGGAACGGCGCCTTCCTGTATGACGTGGCCGCCCGGGAGGTGATCGGCCACCGGCTGATGGACCCGGCCCTGGTGGCCGAGATCCTCGGCGAGATCCGGGCCGAGCTGCCCGAGGTGTCCTTCGCGCTGGAGAGCCTGGAGGGCTTCGCCCGCGAGCCGGACTTCGCGCGGGTCTCGGGCCGACGGGACGCGGAGTGGCTGGTGGGGTCCGTGGACGAGATGGTCGTGCACCCGCCCGGCAAGGTGCTGGTGCGCCATCCGCACTGGCCGGTCGACGAGCTGCACGACCGGGTCGCCGCGGTCGTGGGCCCGCGGGCCCAGGTCTCGCACTCCGGCGCGCCGGGGCTGACCGAGATCGGGGCCACCGGGGTCACCAAGGGGCTCGCCCTGGCCGAGTGGTGCGCCGAGCACGACGTCCCGGCCTCGGCCGTCTGGGCGTTCGGTGACATGCCCAACGACCTGCCGATGCTCACCTTCGCCGGCCGGTCCTTCGCCGTGGCCAACGCCCACCCCGACGTGCTGGCCGCGGCGACCGACCGGGCGCCGGCCAACGACCGGGACGGGGTCGCGACCGTGCTGCACCGGGCGCTGGCCCTCGGGTAG
- a CDS encoding cyclase family protein: MSVLSELTAALSSGAVEVVDLTAPLSSETPLLELPPQFGQTARFELEEISRYDDRGPAWYWNNFHTGEHTGTHFDAPNHWVSGRDLADIGSVPVRAFVAPAIVLDVTEQVAADPNFLIEREHVEAFAAEHGGLPDGGWLLCRTGWSARVTQEEMINNTETGPTSPGMSVDCARWVAEESPLQGIGVETVGTDAGAAHSFDPAFPCHSFLLGNGKYGLAQLQNLDQLPPTGAVVLASPLRIVGGSGSPARVVALVER, from the coding sequence ATGTCCGTCCTGTCCGAGCTCACCGCCGCGCTGTCGTCCGGGGCCGTGGAGGTGGTGGACCTCACCGCCCCGCTGAGCAGCGAGACGCCGTTGCTGGAGCTGCCCCCGCAGTTCGGCCAGACGGCCCGGTTCGAGCTGGAGGAGATCAGCCGCTACGACGACCGGGGGCCGGCCTGGTACTGGAACAACTTCCACACCGGCGAGCACACCGGCACCCACTTCGACGCCCCGAACCACTGGGTGTCCGGCCGGGACCTGGCGGACATCGGGTCGGTCCCGGTGCGGGCCTTCGTGGCGCCGGCGATCGTGCTCGACGTGACCGAGCAGGTGGCGGCCGACCCCAACTTCCTGATCGAGCGCGAGCACGTGGAGGCGTTCGCGGCCGAGCACGGCGGGCTGCCGGACGGCGGCTGGCTGCTGTGCCGCACCGGGTGGTCCGCGCGGGTCACCCAGGAGGAGATGATCAACAACACCGAGACCGGCCCCACCAGCCCGGGGATGTCGGTGGACTGTGCCCGGTGGGTGGCCGAGGAGTCGCCGCTGCAGGGGATCGGGGTGGAGACGGTGGGCACCGACGCGGGTGCGGCCCACTCCTTCGACCCGGCGTTCCCCTGCCACTCCTTCCTGCTGGGCAACGGCAAGTACGGCCTGGCCCAGCTGCAGAACCTGGACCAGCTGCCGCCGACCGGTGCCGTCGTCCTGGCCTCCCCGCTGCGGATCGTCGGCGGGTCGGGGTCCCCGGCCCGCGTGGTCGCCCTCGTCGAGCGCTGA
- a CDS encoding thiamine pyrophosphate-binding protein, with protein MDVAEAVGRALVAAGVDHVFGVVGSGNFHVTNAMVAAGARFVAARHEGGGATMADAYARTSGRPAALTVHQGCGLTNAMTGIAEAAKSRTPLVVLAPEAPSPLSNFHVDQAALARAVGAVPVRVTDPSYAVEQAVDAVRTAVHQRATVLLNLPLDVQASQVPHPPGEDPLAGVRPVWADLPERLAPSPEDVAALTAALLRAQRPVLVAGRGSRSVEARDALVELADRTGALLATSAVAKGLFRDHPWSLDVSGGFSSPLAAELIAGADLIVGWGCALNMWTMRQGALIGPDATVVQVDDTADALGTHRELSFGVHGDVAATARAVTEALGEPEVGGERTAYGYRSPALRERLATSLRWRDVPYVDRSTGRRIDPRTLSVGLDEILPAERVVGVDSGNFMGYPSMYLSVPDERGFCFTQAFQSIGLGLATTIGAALAQPDRLPVATLGDGGLLMSAAELDTVRRLGLPMVVVVYNDEAYGAEVHHFGPGGHPLETVTFPETDIAAVARGYGFTGITVRTAEDLSGVLAWLEGPRDTPLLIDAKVVADEPSWWLEEAFRGH; from the coding sequence GTGGACGTCGCGGAGGCGGTCGGCCGGGCGCTGGTGGCCGCGGGGGTCGACCACGTCTTCGGCGTCGTCGGGTCTGGCAACTTCCACGTCACCAACGCGATGGTGGCGGCGGGTGCGCGCTTCGTCGCCGCCCGGCACGAGGGCGGCGGGGCGACCATGGCCGACGCCTACGCCCGCACCTCCGGCCGGCCCGCCGCGCTCACGGTGCACCAGGGCTGCGGGCTGACCAACGCGATGACCGGCATCGCCGAGGCGGCCAAGTCCCGCACCCCGCTGGTCGTGCTGGCCCCGGAGGCGCCGTCACCGCTGTCGAACTTCCACGTCGACCAGGCGGCTCTCGCCCGCGCGGTGGGCGCCGTGCCCGTCCGGGTCACCGACCCGTCGTATGCCGTGGAGCAGGCCGTGGACGCCGTCCGGACCGCGGTGCACCAGCGGGCGACGGTGCTGCTCAACCTGCCGCTGGACGTGCAGGCCAGCCAGGTCCCGCACCCACCCGGGGAGGACCCCCTCGCGGGGGTGCGGCCGGTCTGGGCGGACCTGCCCGAGCGGTTGGCGCCCTCGCCGGAGGACGTCGCGGCGCTGACCGCGGCGCTGCTCCGGGCGCAGCGGCCGGTGCTGGTGGCCGGCCGGGGGAGCCGGTCGGTCGAGGCCCGCGACGCCCTGGTGGAGCTGGCCGACCGGACCGGCGCCCTGCTCGCGACCTCGGCGGTGGCCAAGGGCCTGTTCCGCGACCACCCCTGGTCGCTGGACGTCTCCGGAGGCTTCTCCTCCCCGCTGGCGGCCGAACTGATCGCCGGGGCCGACCTCATCGTCGGGTGGGGGTGCGCGCTGAACATGTGGACCATGCGCCAAGGCGCCCTGATCGGACCGGACGCGACGGTCGTGCAGGTCGACGACACCGCCGACGCACTGGGTACCCACCGGGAGCTGTCCTTCGGGGTGCACGGTGACGTGGCGGCCACCGCCCGGGCGGTGACCGAGGCGCTGGGCGAGCCGGAGGTCGGGGGCGAGCGGACGGCATACGGCTATCGTTCCCCGGCCCTGCGCGAGCGCCTGGCCACCTCGCTGCGGTGGCGCGACGTGCCCTACGTCGACCGGTCGACGGGTCGGCGGATCGACCCGCGCACCCTGTCGGTGGGCCTGGACGAGATCCTGCCCGCGGAGCGCGTCGTGGGCGTGGACTCGGGCAACTTCATGGGCTACCCGTCCATGTACCTCTCGGTGCCCGACGAGCGCGGCTTCTGCTTCACCCAGGCCTTCCAGTCGATCGGGCTCGGGCTGGCCACCACGATCGGCGCGGCCCTGGCGCAACCCGACCGGTTGCCCGTCGCGACCCTCGGGGACGGCGGGCTGTTGATGTCCGCGGCCGAGCTCGACACGGTGCGCCGGCTCGGGCTGCCGATGGTGGTCGTGGTCTACAACGACGAGGCCTATGGGGCCGAGGTGCACCACTTCGGGCCCGGGGGTCATCCGCTGGAGACGGTCACCTTCCCGGAGACCGACATCGCCGCCGTCGCCCGCGGCTACGGCTTCACCGGCATCACGGTGCGCACCGCCGAGGACCTGTCCGGCGTCCTGGCCTGGTTGGAGGGGCCGCGGGACACCCCGCTGCTGATCGACGCCAAGGTCGTCGCGGACGAGCCCTCGTGGTGGCTCGAGGAGGCGTTCCGGGGCCACTGA
- a CDS encoding tyrosine-protein phosphatase, whose amino-acid sequence MTSDAVGSRLEVPGTHNFREVAPGTLRPGSLYRSDALHRLTRAGRRALAELGIAVVIDLRSAIDRRVGGRDRLRGTGARRVSIPISGSPLHRDPESVTLRGVYRTVLTEHHADLGRAIRVIADAEGPVVVHCTAGKDRTGLVVALLLLALEVDAETVLADYTATEANLAGEWTDRIVRKVRRLRVLVTDSILEVLAQSPEAVLRESLEWIESEHGGVRDYLAAAGVDAEVLARLRRNLLPAGAPGSATS is encoded by the coding sequence ATGACGTCCGACGCTGTGGGAAGCCGGCTGGAGGTCCCGGGGACCCACAACTTCCGCGAGGTGGCGCCGGGCACGCTGCGTCCCGGGTCGCTCTACCGCTCGGACGCCCTGCACCGGCTGACCAGGGCCGGCCGCCGGGCGCTGGCCGAACTCGGCATCGCCGTGGTCATCGACCTGCGCTCGGCCATCGACCGGCGGGTCGGCGGGCGGGACAGGCTGCGCGGTACCGGGGCCCGGCGGGTGTCGATCCCGATCTCGGGGAGCCCGCTGCACCGCGACCCCGAGAGCGTGACGCTGCGCGGCGTCTACCGCACCGTGCTCACCGAGCACCACGCCGACCTGGGCCGGGCGATCCGGGTGATCGCCGACGCCGAGGGTCCCGTGGTGGTCCACTGCACGGCGGGCAAGGACCGCACCGGACTCGTCGTCGCCCTCCTGCTGCTGGCCCTGGAGGTGGACGCCGAGACGGTCCTGGCCGACTACACCGCCACGGAGGCCAACCTCGCCGGCGAGTGGACCGACCGGATCGTGCGCAAGGTCCGGCGGCTGCGGGTGCTGGTCACCGATTCCATCCTGGAGGTGCTGGCCCAGTCCCCCGAGGCGGTGCTCCGGGAGTCCCTGGAGTGGATCGAGTCCGAGCACGGCGGCGTCCGGGATTACCTGGCCGCCGCGGGCGTCGACGCCGAGGTCCTGGCACGCCTCCGGCGCAACCTGCTGCCCGCCGGGGCGCCTGGATCCGCGACCTCCTGA
- a CDS encoding VIT1/CCC1 transporter family protein, translated as MNTIREPSPEEVRRWRQYLADERAEGQVYRDLASRRDGEEREILLGLAEAEKRHESHWLELLGDHVGRPASPSMRNRLLGLLARRFGSVFVLAMAQNAEARNPYTDEEDATAEMAADEAIHEEVLRGLAARSRAQMSGNFRAAVFGANDGLVSNLALVMGMAATGVGTSVVIAAGVAGLLAGAMSMGAGEYISVRSARELLAASHPSEQARAAVPQLDIEENELYLVYRSRGMDPLEAVARAQRVMHAVKKSPELALPPGAMPDAPADVDPDEVVGNGWHAAISSFCFFASGAVIPLIPFFFGLTGLAALAVAAVLVGMALMTTGAIAGVLSGSPALLRGLRQLAIGYGAAAVTYLLGLLFGAAGIG; from the coding sequence ATGAACACGATCCGTGAGCCCTCTCCCGAGGAGGTCCGCCGCTGGCGGCAGTACCTCGCCGACGAACGGGCCGAGGGTCAGGTCTACCGCGATCTGGCCAGCAGGCGGGACGGCGAGGAGCGGGAGATCCTGCTCGGCCTCGCCGAGGCGGAGAAGCGTCACGAGAGCCACTGGCTGGAACTGCTGGGGGACCACGTGGGCCGTCCGGCCTCCCCGAGTATGCGCAACCGGCTGCTCGGGCTCCTGGCCCGACGATTCGGGTCGGTGTTCGTGCTGGCCATGGCGCAGAACGCCGAGGCCCGCAACCCCTACACCGACGAGGAGGACGCCACCGCCGAGATGGCCGCCGACGAGGCGATCCACGAGGAGGTGCTGCGCGGGCTGGCGGCCCGCAGCCGGGCCCAGATGTCGGGGAACTTCCGGGCGGCCGTCTTCGGGGCCAATGACGGACTGGTCTCCAACCTGGCGCTCGTCATGGGCATGGCGGCCACCGGCGTCGGGACCTCCGTGGTGATCGCCGCGGGTGTGGCCGGCCTGCTGGCCGGGGCCATGTCGATGGGGGCGGGGGAGTACATCTCGGTCCGGTCCGCCCGCGAGCTGCTGGCGGCCTCACACCCGAGCGAGCAGGCCCGCGCCGCGGTCCCGCAACTGGACATCGAGGAGAACGAGCTCTACCTGGTCTACCGGTCCCGGGGGATGGACCCGCTGGAGGCGGTGGCCCGCGCGCAGCGGGTGATGCACGCCGTGAAGAAGAGCCCCGAGCTGGCCCTTCCCCCCGGGGCGATGCCGGACGCCCCCGCGGACGTCGACCCCGACGAGGTCGTCGGGAACGGCTGGCACGCGGCGATCTCCAGCTTCTGCTTCTTCGCCAGCGGCGCCGTGATCCCGCTGATCCCGTTCTTCTTCGGGCTCACCGGCCTGGCGGCACTGGCCGTCGCGGCGGTGCTGGTCGGGATGGCACTGATGACCACGGGGGCCATCGCCGGGGTGCTCTCCGGGTCGCCGGCCCTGCTGCGCGGCCTGCGCCAGCTGGCTATCGGCTACGGCGCCGCCGCCGTGACCTACCTGTTGGGGTTGCTGTTCGGCGCCGCGGGGATCGGCTGA
- a CDS encoding MBL fold metallo-hydrolase — translation MELTHLGHSCVLIEAADQRILIDPGTFSDFADVRELTAVLVTHQHPDHLDPARFGDLLAANPAAQAWLEPETAAQQQDAFGDRVNGMSSGGTVQVGTVSVTPVGDLHAVIHDYVPRIHNLGLVVRADGEPTVFHPGDALDADPGEVDVVLVPLMAPWSRVSDTVEFVRRVGASRAVPIHDGLLNDTGREMLLGHVRNFGAEGGLDVLDLRGAGATGL, via the coding sequence ATGGAACTGACCCACCTGGGCCACTCGTGCGTACTGATCGAGGCGGCCGACCAACGGATCCTCATCGACCCCGGCACCTTCTCCGACTTCGCCGACGTCCGCGAGCTGACGGCCGTCCTGGTGACCCACCAGCACCCCGACCACCTGGACCCCGCCCGGTTCGGTGACCTGCTCGCGGCCAACCCCGCGGCGCAGGCGTGGCTCGAGCCGGAGACCGCCGCCCAGCAGCAGGACGCCTTCGGTGACCGGGTCAACGGTATGTCGTCAGGCGGGACCGTGCAGGTCGGCACCGTGAGCGTGACCCCCGTGGGTGACCTGCACGCGGTGATCCACGACTACGTGCCGCGGATCCACAACCTGGGCCTGGTGGTGCGCGCCGACGGCGAGCCGACCGTCTTCCACCCCGGCGACGCGCTCGACGCCGACCCGGGAGAGGTGGACGTCGTGCTGGTGCCCCTGATGGCGCCGTGGTCCCGGGTCTCGGACACGGTGGAGTTCGTGCGCCGGGTGGGGGCGTCCCGCGCGGTGCCCATCCACGACGGCCTGCTCAACGACACGGGGCGGGAGATGCTGCTCGGTCACGTGCGCAACTTCGGCGCCGAGGGCGGCCTGGACGTCCTGGACCTGCGCGGCGCAGGCGCCACCGGGCTGTAG
- a CDS encoding GuaB1 family IMP dehydrogenase-related protein yields MEFLGGTEPMYDLTYNDVFMVPSRSGVTSRFDVDLTTPDEVGTTIPLVVANMTAVSGRRMAETVARRGAVAILPQDIPVQAVESTVVAVKDSHPVYETPITITPDAPVAELLSLLGKRAHRAAVVLDGDRPVGLVTEAACQGVDRFAQIHDVMVEPSVTLADGTDLREAFDALEGAHIGIAPVLDGDRLVGVATRTGLLRSALYTPALDYQRRLLVGAAVGINGDVQGKARALLGSGADVLVVDTAHGHQEKMIEVLPLVVAVRDEHEDATGVRVPIAAGNVVSADGARDLVGAGADIVKVGVGPGAMCTTRMMTGVGRPQFSAVLECAAAAKEVGGHVWADGGVKYPRDVALALAAGAGSVMIGSWFAGTYESPGDLLRDGDGRLYKESFGMASARAVSNRTRDRSAFDRARQALFEEGISSSKMYLDPGRPGVEDVIDQIVSGVRSAFTYAGASSIGQFHSRAVVGTQGAAGYDEGRPRHTSW; encoded by the coding sequence GTGGAATTCCTTGGTGGCACCGAGCCGATGTACGACCTGACCTACAACGACGTCTTCATGGTCCCGTCCCGCTCCGGGGTGACCTCCCGGTTCGACGTCGACCTCACGACGCCGGACGAGGTCGGGACCACGATCCCGCTGGTGGTCGCCAACATGACCGCGGTGTCCGGGCGCCGGATGGCCGAGACCGTGGCCCGCCGGGGCGCCGTCGCGATCCTGCCGCAGGACATCCCGGTGCAGGCCGTGGAGTCGACCGTGGTCGCGGTCAAGGACTCCCACCCCGTCTACGAGACGCCCATCACGATCACCCCGGACGCACCGGTGGCCGAGCTGCTCTCGCTGCTGGGCAAGCGGGCGCACCGCGCGGCCGTGGTGCTCGACGGCGACCGCCCCGTGGGGCTGGTCACCGAGGCCGCGTGCCAGGGCGTGGACCGGTTCGCCCAGATCCACGACGTCATGGTCGAGCCCTCCGTCACGCTGGCCGACGGCACCGACCTGCGGGAGGCCTTCGACGCGCTGGAGGGGGCGCACATCGGGATCGCCCCCGTCCTCGACGGCGACCGGCTGGTGGGGGTCGCGACCCGCACCGGCCTGCTCCGCTCGGCGCTCTACACCCCGGCGCTGGACTACCAGCGCCGGCTGCTGGTGGGTGCCGCGGTCGGGATCAACGGTGACGTGCAGGGCAAGGCGCGGGCGCTGCTCGGCAGCGGCGCCGACGTCCTCGTCGTGGACACCGCGCACGGCCACCAGGAGAAGATGATCGAGGTGCTGCCCCTCGTCGTGGCGGTCCGCGACGAGCACGAGGACGCCACCGGGGTGCGGGTGCCGATCGCCGCGGGCAACGTGGTGTCCGCCGACGGGGCTCGCGACCTGGTCGGCGCCGGTGCCGACATCGTGAAGGTCGGGGTCGGCCCGGGCGCGATGTGCACCACCCGGATGATGACCGGTGTGGGCCGCCCGCAGTTCTCGGCCGTGCTGGAGTGCGCCGCCGCGGCCAAGGAGGTCGGCGGTCACGTCTGGGCCGACGGCGGCGTGAAGTACCCCCGCGACGTCGCCCTGGCGCTCGCGGCCGGCGCCGGCAGCGTGATGATCGGTTCCTGGTTCGCCGGCACCTACGAGAGCCCCGGTGACCTGCTCCGGGACGGCGACGGCCGGCTCTACAAGGAGAGCTTCGGGATGGCCTCGGCCCGCGCGGTGAGCAACCGCACCCGGGACCGTTCCGCCTTCGACCGGGCCCGCCAGGCGCTGTTCGAGGAGGGGATCTCCTCCTCCAAGATGTACCTCGACCCGGGGCGTCCTGGCGTCGAGGACGTCATCGACCAGATCGTCTCGGGTGTGCGCAGCGCGTTCACCTACGCCGGTGCCTCCTCGATCGGCCAGTTCCACTCCCGCGCGGTCGTCGGCACCCAGGGTGCCGCCGGCTACGACGAGGGCCGGCCCCGCCACACGTCCTGGTGA
- a CDS encoding SRPBCC family protein: MPQVRASAFAPVPPEVAFAVSQTTGETRLRWDPFIRHQELLGADRPAKGVRTLTRARVGPKMVSEYVSYRPPTSVGMTMVTGPWFFASFGGGWRFTAAEEDGVEGTEAVWKYTYAVQPAFLRPLAEPIGQWLLGREIRARIAAFARACEDPEVLRAAGH; encoded by the coding sequence GTGCCCCAGGTACGCGCCAGCGCCTTCGCACCCGTCCCGCCGGAGGTGGCCTTCGCCGTCTCCCAGACCACCGGTGAGACGCGGCTGCGGTGGGACCCCTTCATCCGGCACCAGGAACTGCTCGGCGCCGACCGCCCCGCGAAGGGCGTGCGCACCCTGACCCGCGCGCGGGTCGGCCCGAAGATGGTCTCGGAGTACGTCTCCTACCGGCCGCCGACGTCGGTGGGGATGACGATGGTCACCGGCCCGTGGTTCTTCGCCTCGTTCGGGGGTGGTTGGCGGTTCACCGCGGCCGAGGAGGACGGGGTCGAGGGCACCGAGGCGGTGTGGAAATACACGTATGCCGTGCAGCCGGCCTTCCTCCGCCCGCTCGCCGAGCCGATCGGGCAGTGGTTGCTGGGGCGCGAGATCCGCGCCCGGATCGCGGCCTTCGCCCGGGCCTGCGAGGACCCCGAGGTGTTGCGAGCCGCCGGCCACTGA
- a CDS encoding type IV toxin-antitoxin system AbiEi family antitoxin domain-containing protein: protein MTPELRTLVRVSGNTLTSAAALGIGVSARELRRLVRTGELVRVGHGAYVEGSALRSASPEQAHLLRARAILAAAPPGVALSHHSAALAWGLPLVGKPPAHVHLMRVGTGSRRATSRYTIHGRAPGASFTTRQSLPVVEPSYAWCGVARTLGLEQAVVAGDGALHQELMSLHRAAQAVQAASRAPGHGVAAAALTLVDGRSESAGESRCRLLLHHLGYDVELQVDIVARDARFVARVDFRLRGEMVLIEFDGLIKYGKPGERGDRAALVAEKQREDRLRALGYEVVRLTWADLAHPERVRRLIEDAHARAAHRSARFAK from the coding sequence GTGACTCCCGAACTCCGGACCCTCGTGCGCGTCAGCGGCAACACCCTCACCTCTGCCGCCGCACTCGGGATCGGCGTGTCGGCGCGGGAACTGCGCCGCCTGGTCAGGACCGGCGAGCTGGTGCGGGTCGGCCACGGAGCGTATGTCGAGGGGTCGGCCCTGCGCAGCGCCTCGCCCGAGCAGGCACACCTGCTGAGGGCGCGCGCGATCCTGGCCGCCGCGCCCCCCGGAGTGGCCCTCAGCCACCACTCGGCGGCCCTCGCGTGGGGGCTGCCCCTGGTCGGGAAGCCCCCGGCGCACGTACACCTGATGCGGGTCGGCACGGGCAGCCGACGGGCCACGTCCCGCTACACGATCCACGGTCGGGCGCCGGGCGCCAGCTTCACCACCCGGCAGTCCCTCCCGGTGGTCGAGCCGTCCTATGCCTGGTGCGGGGTGGCCCGCACCCTCGGGCTGGAACAGGCAGTTGTCGCCGGTGACGGCGCCCTCCACCAGGAGCTGATGTCGCTCCACCGGGCCGCGCAGGCCGTGCAGGCCGCGTCGCGCGCTCCGGGCCACGGGGTGGCCGCGGCCGCGTTGACCCTGGTCGACGGCAGGAGCGAGTCAGCCGGCGAGTCGCGCTGCCGTCTGCTCCTGCACCACCTGGGCTATGACGTCGAACTCCAGGTCGACATCGTGGCTCGCGACGCCCGCTTCGTGGCCAGGGTGGACTTCCGGCTGCGCGGCGAGATGGTCCTGATCGAGTTCGACGGCCTCATCAAGTACGGCAAGCCGGGCGAACGCGGCGACCGTGCCGCCCTCGTGGCCGAGAAGCAGCGCGAGGACCGCCTGCGTGCCCTGGGATACGAAGTGGTGCGCCTGACCTGGGCCGACCTGGCCCACCCCGAACGCGTCCGCCGACTCATCGAGGACGCACACGCGAGGGCCGCGCACCGTTCCGCCCGGTTCGCGAAGTGA